Proteins from a genomic interval of Desulfovibrio litoralis DSM 11393:
- a CDS encoding autotransporter outer membrane beta-barrel domain-containing protein: MLKRHLFSRSRQFYLVFCLFFILPVQIQAETINYDGLNTTLLKAPPSWTSLTGNSVYSSSDLAGNTINITDGTIVGHVLGGISENNAVYNNTVRVSGATIQSSVYGGYSENSAVYNNSVIISQTSQIDNYVFGGWSKNNFVYNNHVSISGGTIEKNVYGGHSLYNNAYNNNVTISGGEIKGYVRGGSSYDGDTYSNNVNISGGTVKNVYGGRSTKGDAYSNKVNISGTTSNITEAVYGGWSESGSAYDNTINISGGTIVTVFGGYADMGTGAVYNNNVFMSGGTVVGTLSGGGNENGNAYNNSVFMSGGTVDQDVRGGYSEDNGSAYNNRVFISGGTANTFVYGGISLAGDAYNNSVNISGGNIGNKIRGGYSGSGNATGNSVTLSGNPTFHNTNTDISGGLAPSGDAFSGNTLTVLNPIASSVNKIKNFASYHFLLPNTAGSATPMLIANEINLEGSVSGVTHTATVDRLGIASGGSLPRVGDRFELLRATTTMNGTYIENQLAAIKGISLLYNMTVNQVGNSLFATVNSKEVHPQTKALSEGRISGLAFLNQGYDLIIGKGIYNMVETLNNQDSLVPFAIMSGGTSRYDTGSYSDIDGFSLMTGLGWNAPIAENNLLLAAFFETGQGNYNSHNSFNNAQSINGSGDTNYYGAGVLARYSFTEGSLSGVYSEASFRFGRSNTDFSSNDFQSAIGQTSVSYDSSSPYYGAHAGLGYIWNLSEKINLDLYTKYLWTHQNSDSLTVAGDPFHFDSADSHRWRNGARLNYTVTTESGTSFTPYIGAAYDYEFDGKANATVYGERMNAPELTGGTGIGELGINFKPIVNSGFNIDLGIQGYTGEREGISGNLQIKFEF; the protein is encoded by the coding sequence ATGCTCAAGCGACATTTGTTCTCCAGATCCAGACAGTTTTATCTTGTTTTTTGCCTTTTTTTCATCTTGCCTGTTCAAATTCAGGCGGAAACTATTAATTATGATGGACTCAATACTACGCTGTTAAAAGCCCCACCAAGCTGGACATCTCTAACAGGAAACTCAGTATACTCAAGCTCTGACCTCGCAGGAAATACTATTAATATAACCGATGGAACAATAGTCGGTCATGTTTTGGGCGGAATAAGCGAAAATAATGCTGTTTATAATAACACTGTTAGAGTCAGTGGTGCTACGATACAATCATCTGTCTACGGCGGGTACAGTGAAAATAGTGCAGTCTACAATAACAGCGTAATCATCAGCCAAACAAGCCAAATTGACAACTATGTCTTCGGTGGCTGGAGCAAAAATAACTTTGTTTATAACAATCACGTTAGCATCAGTGGCGGAACTATCGAAAAGAATGTCTACGGCGGACACAGCTTATATAATAATGCCTACAATAATAACGTTACAATAAGCGGTGGAGAGATAAAGGGATATGTACGAGGTGGATCGAGTTATGACGGTGATACCTATAGCAATAACGTTAATATCAGTGGTGGAACTGTAAAAAATGTATATGGAGGTCGAAGTACAAAAGGTGATGCTTATAGCAACAAAGTCAACATCAGTGGCACAACAAGCAATATAACAGAAGCCGTCTACGGCGGGTGGAGTGAATCTGGTTCAGCCTATGACAACACCATTAATATAAGTGGCGGCACTATAGTTACTGTTTTCGGCGGATATGCAGACATGGGGACAGGAGCGGTTTATAACAACAATGTTTTTATGAGTGGCGGGACTGTAGTTGGGACTCTCTCAGGGGGAGGCAATGAAAACGGTAATGCTTATAATAACAGTGTTTTTATGAGTGGCGGTACTGTTGACCAAGATGTTCGTGGCGGATATAGCGAAGACAACGGCTCAGCCTATAACAACAGAGTTTTTATCAGTGGCGGAACTGCAAACACTTTTGTATACGGCGGAATAAGCTTAGCTGGTGATGCTTATAATAACAGCGTTAATATAAGTGGCGGTAATATAGGAAACAAAATCCGTGGAGGATATAGTGGATCAGGCAATGCCACAGGTAACAGCGTAACCCTTTCAGGTAATCCAACTTTTCACAACACCAACACAGATATATCTGGCGGTTTAGCTCCAAGCGGAGACGCTTTTAGCGGAAATACCTTGACCGTTTTAAACCCTATCGCAAGCTCGGTAAATAAAATAAAAAATTTTGCATCTTATCACTTCTTATTACCAAATACAGCCGGAAGTGCTACGCCAATGCTTATAGCAAATGAGATTAATCTGGAAGGTTCTGTCAGTGGCGTAACTCATACCGCAACAGTAGACAGACTAGGAATCGCAAGCGGAGGGAGTCTTCCTCGTGTCGGCGATAGATTTGAGTTACTCCGTGCGACAACAACCATGAACGGAACATACATAGAAAATCAATTAGCCGCAATTAAGGGCATCAGCTTACTTTATAATATGACTGTTAACCAAGTGGGCAACAGCCTTTTTGCGACTGTTAACTCAAAAGAAGTTCACCCCCAAACCAAGGCTCTTAGCGAGGGGCGTATTTCCGGGCTTGCCTTTCTTAACCAAGGATATGATTTAATCATTGGTAAAGGCATATATAACATGGTAGAAACATTAAATAATCAAGATTCTCTGGTGCCATTTGCCATCATGAGCGGCGGAACTAGCCGTTATGATACAGGTTCTTACTCTGATATTGACGGCTTTTCTTTGATGACGGGCCTTGGTTGGAACGCTCCAATAGCCGAAAACAATTTGCTTTTGGCTGCTTTTTTTGAAACAGGTCAAGGTAATTATAACAGCCACAACAGCTTTAATAACGCCCAGTCTATTAACGGCAGTGGAGATACCAACTATTACGGGGCTGGCGTTTTAGCTCGCTATTCTTTTACCGAAGGCTCACTTTCCGGAGTATATTCCGAAGCTTCTTTCCGCTTTGGTCGCAGTAATACGGACTTTTCAAGCAACGATTTCCAAAGTGCTATAGGACAAACTTCTGTTTCTTATGATAGTAGCTCGCCTTATTACGGTGCTCACGCAGGGCTTGGCTATATCTGGAACTTAAGCGAAAAAATCAACCTTGATTTATACACAAAATATCTCTGGACTCACCAAAACAGCGACTCTTTAACGGTTGCTGGCGATCCGTTCCACTTTGATTCCGCTGATTCGCACCGTTGGCGTAACGGTGCAAGACTAAACTACACTGTAACAACCGAATCAGGCACGAGCTTTACGCCTTATATCGGAGCAGCGTATGATTATGAGTTTGACGGAAAAGCCAACGCCACGGTATACGGTGAAAGAATGAACGCTCCCGAACTCACAGGCGGAACAGGGATAGGTGAACTTGGCATAAACTTTAAACCGATTGTAAATAGCGGGTTTAATATTGACCTCGGCATTCAAGGATATACCGGCGAAAGAGAAGGAATAAGCGGAAACTTGCAAATAAAGTTTGAGTTTTAG
- a CDS encoding PilZ domain-containing protein, translating into MTRLVSGSFSQGNTINNSRKHKRLPKPFPVMLCPLTFSPSSFNHDAYCIDISKGGLSLETRRAYTIGDKLQVKIHMPRLNKYSPGFFKYYENDADQYFTAISEVAWCKSQAGSYCVGIKFINVDEDQSIALGGLINNALSQFSASL; encoded by the coding sequence ATGACCAGATTAGTTTCAGGCAGTTTCAGCCAAGGCAACACAATTAACAATAGTCGCAAACATAAACGCTTACCTAAACCTTTTCCGGTTATGCTTTGCCCTTTAACTTTTTCCCCCTCAAGTTTTAACCATGATGCTTATTGTATAGACATCAGCAAAGGCGGGCTTAGTCTTGAAACTCGCCGTGCGTATACAATAGGCGATAAATTGCAAGTTAAAATTCATATGCCACGACTCAACAAATATTCACCCGGCTTTTTCAAATATTATGAGAATGATGCCGATCAATATTTTACCGCTATTTCAGAGGTTGCGTGGTGTAAGTCTCAAGCCGGTTCTTATTGTGTCGGAATTAAATTTATTAATGTTGACGAAGACCAAAGCATAGCCCTTGGCGGACTGATCAACAATGCGTTAAGCCAGTTTAGTGCCTCTTTATAA